One region of Mycobacterium riyadhense genomic DNA includes:
- a CDS encoding PE family protein, whose protein sequence is MSYVVIAPDVLAMAAREVAGIGVSVGAANAAAASSTTVLVAAAGDEVSAAIAALFGAYGVEYQALSVQVAGFHERFVQTLAVGGAAYGSAEAANAAQVVLGVVNAPSQGLFGRPLIGDGANASTPGGAGGDGGWLWGSGGAGAAGAVGQAGGAGGSAGLWGNGGAGGAGGAGGATGGAGGAGGWLLGVGGAGGAGGTGAGTGGIGGSGGLVWGNGGAGGAGGSGGATGGAGGTGAGTGGIGGNGGLVWGNGGAGGAGGAGGATGGAGGAGGWLLGVGGAGGAGGAGGGAGGVGGSGGLVWGGGGVGGVGGIGGGTGGAGGRAEWLFGAGGAGGAGGAGFDAVVPGTSGGAGGDGGAGGAGGLLAPGGAGGAGGVGGNGTTSTAVGGTGGVGGAGGNGGVGGGGALLLGAGGQGGTGGVGGIGGGGGTGADGAVAGLGGVGGDGGTGGAGGSAGHGGAGGARGLLSANGAAGGAGTGGVGGVGGQGGAGSQGSDAAAGSGATGGTGFAGGAGGTGGQGGQAAVGGINGSGGLGGAGGIGGAGGAGGSSVTGPAGVGGVGGVGGDAGAGGAAGVGGSGGASGRAGTGGTGGMGGTGGTGDHGLDAAAGSAEQGGTGDTGGAGGAGGAGGNTGVGGINGTGGTGGTGGTGGAGGAGGSGTIGGSAGGVGGIGGTGGAAGAGGAVGTGGIGGTAGNAGTGGQGGTGGHGGAGSVGSDAAAGTGATGGTGFAGGAGGAGGAGGHAGIGGINGDGGTGGTGGTGGHGGAGGSGTTGSATTAGGQGGQGGAGGKGGLAGAGGASGGTGGSTGAAGVAGNGGNGGAGGAGGNGLDGGAHTGAAGGNGGAGGAGGSGGNAGGASGTSGSGGVGGHGGTGGHGGSGRADTGTGAGNGGAGGNAGGGGSGGAAGSIGGGGTVGNGGSAGAAGSGGQGADAAVGSGHTGGQGGHGGHGGQGGSAGGAAGIAGTSSNGGTGGQGGIGGTGGAPGGAGAGGAGGAGGTGGAAASVGSGAKVGNGGVGGNGGAGGNGLDGGAHTGVAGGNGGAGGAGGSGGSAGGASGTSGSGGVGGHGGAGGHGGSGHADTGAGAGNGGAGGNAGGGGSGGAAGSIGGGGTVGNGGNAGTAGSGGQGADAAVGSGHVGGQGGQGGHGGQGGNAGGAAGIAGTSSNGGTGGQGGTGGTGGAPGGAGAGGAGGAGGTGGAAASVGSGAKVGNGGVGGNGGAGGNGLDGGAHTGGAGGNGGAGGAGGTGGSAGGATGTSGNGGHGGTGGAGGSGGSGHADTGTGAGNGGAGGNAGGGGSGGAAGSIGGGGAVGNGGNAGTAGNGGQGADAAVGSGHTGGQGGQGGHGGQGGNAGGAAGIAGTSSNGGTGGQGGTGGTGGAPGGAGAGGAGGAGGTGGTAASVGSGAKVGNGGVGGNGGAGGNGLDGGAHTGGAGGNGGAGGAGGTGGSAGGATGTSGNGGHGGYGGAGGHGGSGHADTGTGAGNGGAGGTGGGGGTGGAAGSIGGGGAVGNGGNAGTAGNGGQGADAAPGSGHTGGNGGQGGHGGQGGNAGGATGTAGTSSNGGQGGNGGTGGSGRTDTGTGAGNGGAGGTAGNGGSGGAAGTIGSGGTVGNGGNAGTAGNGGQGADGAVVIGHAGGQGGTGGHGGQGGNAGGAAGIAGTSSNGGTGGNGGTGGTGGALAGSGAGGAGGNGGAGGTAATVGSGAKVGNGGVGGNGGNGGNGIDHTGVAGGNGGAGGAGGTGGNAGGTTGTSGNGGAGGHGGAGGNGGSGHADTGTGAGNGGAGGNAGSGGNGGAAGTIGSGGAVGSGGNAGTAGNGGQGADAALGSGHTGGNGGQGGRGGQGGNAGGATGIAGTSSNGGNGGNGGHGGSVLPNAPAGAGAGGAGGTGGTGGTAATAGSGAKVGNGGVGGNGGTGGDGIDNTNGGAGGNAGHGGAGGTGGNAGGAAGNSGSGGAGGHGGNGGNGGAGGIDAAGGAGGNGGDGGAGGAAGTIGSGGTGGNGGNAGNGGKGGQGGNGHADTGSGAGNGGNGGQGGNGGNGGATGAGGSGGTVGNGGNAGAGGNGGQGGTGQAGSGHVGRQGGHGGNGGTGGNAGGTAGIRGNGGAGGHGGTGGNGGSGFNDDGFGAQPGGHGGDGGNGGTGGATGTVGTAGTGGAGGDAGVGGNGGTGGTGKGSDGGGDGGRAGAGGTGGTGGATSAGGINGNGGAGGHGGVGGQGGNGGDNFFSGGNGTRGGDGGQGGAGGNAGTGGVGGTAGAGGDGGTGGNGGNGGPSTLVGGHGGAGANGGNGGAGGNGFTAGAGGHGGHGGKGGNASTGTVKDGTAGSGGVGGTGGNGGNGSSGAADNGSGAGAGSAGGAAGHGGQGGDAGTGGHLGSGGAGGAGGVGGNGGNGGVGLAGTGHSGGAGGSGGTGGSGGGGGYGNGGPNGASGAGGSGGVGGQGGTGAAGVGSVGNGGQGGTGGAGGQAGYGGIGWGAPGTSGAGGHGGAGGQGGNASGTGTGGAGGAGGAGGTGGGGTGGDGTNLPGGNGANGGTGGVGGTGGTGGAAAIGGTNGAGGTGGAGGAGGHGGVGGDNNSGDGGHGGAGGTGGLAGNGGAAGSGTGKAGNGGGGGQGGVGGAGGQGGTAFAQGNGGAGGGGGNGGGGGKGASSFGNAGNGGAAGAGGAGGQGGNFDSEGSGKSGTSGTGGNGGTGGLGGAGGAPTGIGTGGTGGAGGNGGGGGNSGRIIGGTGASVIDGNGGNGGNGGNGGDGRAAPGGPGGTGGSAGLAHDGGHDGNQGANGQDGHIL, encoded by the coding sequence ATGTCGTATGTGGTGATTGCTCCGGATGTGCTGGCGATGGCTGCCCGGGAGGTGGCGGGTATTGGTGTGTCGGTGGGTGCGGCGAACGCGGCGGCGGCATCGTCGACCACGGTGTTGGTGGCTGCGGCTGGTGATGAGGTGTCGGCGGCGATTGCGGCGTTGTTTGGTGCCTATGGCGTGGAGTATCAGGCGTTGAGTGTGCAGGTGGCGGGGTTTCATGAGCGGTTTGTGCAGACTTTGGCGGTTGGGGGCGCAGCTTATGGTTCGGCGGAGGCAGCCAACGCGGCGCAGGTGGTGCTGGGTGTGGTTAATGCGCCGAGTCAGGGGTTGTTCGGCCGTCCGTTGATTGGTGATGGGGCGAATGCGAGCACCCCGGGTGGGGCGGGTGGGGATGGTGGGTGGTTGTGGGGCAGTGGTGGTGCCGGGGCGGCGGGGGCGGTCGGGCAGGCCGGCGGGGCTGGCGGGTCGGCGGGGTTGTGGGGTAATGGCGGGGCCGGCGGGGCTGGGGGTGCTGGTGGGGCGACCGGTGGGGCCGGCGGGGCTGGCGGGTGGTTGTTGGGGGTTGGTGGGGCCGGTGGTGCCGGCGGGACCGGCGCCGGGACCGGCGGTATCGGGGGTAGCGGCGGGCTGGTGTGGGGTAACGGGGGGGCCGGCGGTGCCGGTGGTTCGGGCGGTGCGACAGGCGGGGCCGGCGGGACCGGCGCCGGGACCGGCGGTATCGGGGGTAACGGCGGGCTGGTGTGGGGTAATGGCGGGGCCGGCGGGGCTGGGGGTGCTGGTGGGGCGACCGGTGGGGCCGGTGGGGCTGGCGGGTGGTTGTTGGGGGTTGGTGGGGCCGGTGGTGCCGGTGGTGCCGGCGGTGGGGCCGGCGGTGTCGGGGGTAGCGGCGGGCTGGTGTGGGGCGGCGGCGGGGTCGGCGGTGTCGGCGGGATCGGTGGCGGGACCGGAGGGGCTGGTGGGCGTGCGGAATGGCTGTTCGGTGCTGGCGGGGCCGGCGGGGCTGGCGGAGCGGGTTTTGATGCGGTTGTTCCCGGCACCAGCGGCGGGGCCGGTGGGGACGGTGGGGCCGGCGGAGCTGGAGGCTTGTTGGCCCCTGGTGGGGCCGGTGGGGCCGGCGGGGTCGGCGGCAACGGCACTACTAGCACCGCGGTCGGCGGGACCGGCGGGGTCGGCGGGGCCGGCGGTAATGGCGGCGTTGGGGGCGGCGGGGCGCTGCTGCTGGGTGCCGGCGGACAGGGCGGGACCGGCGGAGTCGGGGGGATCGGCGGTGGCGGCGGGACCGGCGCCGATGGCGCGGTGGCTGGGCTGGGCGGCGTCGGCGGTGACGGCGGCACCGGCGGTGCGGGTGGCAGCGCCGGTCATGGCGGGGCTGGCGGGGCTCGCGGGCTATTGAGCGCTAATGGCGCGGCCGGTGGTGCGGGCACTGGCGGGGTCGGGGGAGTCGGCGGTCAGGGTGGGGCGGGCAGCCAAGGCTCGGATGCCGCCGCGGGCTCTGGCGCCACCGGCGGCACCGGGTTTGCTGGTGGGGCCGGCGGTACCGGCGGTCAAGGCGGTCAGGCCGCGGTGGGGGGCATTAACGGCTCTGGTGGTCTCGGCGGGGCCGGCGGCATTGGCGGAGCGGGTGGAGCGGGCGGGTCAAGTGTCACCGGGCCGGCCGGTGTCGGTGGTGTCGGCGGGGTCGGCGGCGACGCTGGAGCTGGTGGCGCCGCCGGGGTCGGCGGCTCGGGCGGGGCGTCTGGTCGCGCGGGCACCGGTGGTACTGGCGGGATGGGCGGTACCGGTGGCACCGGGGATCACGGTCTTGACGCGGCTGCGGGTTCCGCCGAACAGGGCGGCACCGGTGATACCGGCGGTGCCGGCGGGGCCGGTGGGGCCGGTGGCAACACCGGGGTTGGAGGTATCAACGGAACCGGCGGGACCGGCGGCACCGGCGGGACGGGCGGTGCCGGTGGGGCCGGCGGCAGCGGCACCATCGGTGGGTCGGCCGGTGGCGTCGGCGGGATCGGCGGCACCGGCGGGGCTGCTGGCGCGGGTGGTGCGGTCGGTACCGGGGGTATCGGCGGGACGGCTGGCAATGCGGGCACCGGCGGTCAGGGCGGCACCGGTGGTCACGGCGGGGCCGGTTCGGTTGGTAGCGACGCCGCCGCGGGTACCGGCGCGACCGGCGGCACCGGGTTTGCAGGTGGGGCCGGCGGGGCCGGCGGCGCCGGTGGTCACGCCGGCATCGGAGGCATCAACGGTGACGGCGGCACCGGTGGGACCGGCGGCACCGGCGGACACGGCGGGGCCGGCGGCTCGGGCACCACCGGCAGCGCCACCACCGCCGGCGGACAAGGCGGACAAGGCGGCGCGGGCGGAAAAGGCGGGCTCGCGGGAGCCGGCGGAGCATCCGGCGGCACCGGCGGCAGCACCGGCGCAGCTGGGGTTGCCGGCAACGGCGGCAACGGCGGGGCCGGTGGCGCCGGCGGTAATGGTCTCGATGGTGGGGCCCACACCGGCGCGGCCGGCGGTAATGGCGGGGCCGGCGGTGCCGGTGGCAGCGGTGGTAACGCTGGCGGCGCCTCTGGCACCAGCGGCAGCGGTGGGGTCGGCGGTCACGGTGGTACCGGCGGCCACGGCGGCTCGGGCCGCGCGGACACCGGAACCGGCGCGGGTAACGGCGGTGCTGGCGGCAACGCCGGCGGCGGCGGCAGCGGCGGCGCGGCGGGCAGCATTGGCGGCGGCGGCACTGTCGGCAATGGTGGTAGCGCCGGGGCCGCGGGTAGCGGTGGACAGGGCGCCGACGCCGCCGTTGGTAGCGGTCACACCGGCGGCCAGGGCGGACATGGCGGTCACGGCGGCCAAGGCGGCAGCGCCGGCGGCGCTGCTGGCATCGCGGGCACCAGCAGCAACGGCGGCACCGGCGGACAAGGCGGCATCGGTGGCACGGGTGGTGCTCCGGGCGGTGCTGGGGCCGGTGGGGCCGGCGGGGCCGGTGGCACCGGCGGTGCCGCGGCCTCGGTCGGCAGCGGGGCAAAGGTGGGCAACGGTGGGGTCGGCGGCAACGGTGGCGCCGGCGGTAATGGTCTCGATGGTGGGGCCCACACCGGCGTAGCCGGCGGTAATGGCGGGGCCGGCGGTGCCGGTGGCAGCGGTGGAAGTGCTGGCGGCGCCTCTGGCACCAGCGGCAGCGGTGGGGTCGGCGGTCACGGTGGCGCCGGCGGCCACGGCGGTTCGGGCCACGCGGACACCGGAGCCGGCGCGGGTAACGGCGGTGCCGGCGGTAACGCCGGCGGCGGCGGCAGCGGTGGCGCGGCGGGCAGCATCGGCGGTGGCGGCACTGTCGGCAATGGTGGTAACGCCGGCACCGCGGGTAGCGGTGGACAGGGCGCCGACGCCGCCGTTGGTAGCGGTCACGTCGGCGGCCAAGGCGGACAAGGCGGTCACGGCGGCCAAGGCGGCAACGCCGGCGGCGCTGCTGGCATCGCGGGCACCAGCAGCAACGGCGGCACCGGCGGACAAGGCGGCACCGGCGGCACGGGGGGTGCTCCGGGCGGTGCTGGGGCCGGTGGTGCCGGCGGGGCCGGTGGCACCGGCGGCGCCGCGGCCTCGGTCGGCAGCGGGGCAAAGGTGGGCAACGGCGGGGTCGGCGGCAACGGCGGCGCCGGCGGTAATGGTCTCGATGGTGGGGCCCACACCGGCGGGGCCGGCGGTAATGGCGGGGCTGGCGGTGCCGGTGGCACCGGTGGAAGCGCCGGTGGCGCCACGGGCACCAGCGGCAACGGCGGACACGGTGGCACCGGCGGTGCCGGCGGAAGCGGCGGTTCGGGCCACGCGGACACCGGAACCGGCGCCGGTAACGGCGGTGCCGGCGGCAACGCCGGCGGCGGCGGCAGCGGCGGCGCGGCCGGCAGCATCGGCGGCGGCGGCGCCGTCGGCAACGGTGGTAATGCCGGTACCGCCGGTAACGGTGGACAGGGCGCCGACGCCGCCGTTGGCAGCGGTCACACCGGCGGCCAAGGCGGACAAGGCGGTCACGGCGGCCAAGGCGGCAACGCCGGCGGCGCTGCTGGCATCGCGGGCACCAGCAGCAACGGCGGCACCGGCGGACAAGGCGGCACCGGCGGCACGGGGGGTGCTCCGGGCGGTGCTGGGGCCGGTGGTGCCGGCGGGGCCGGTGGCACCGGCGGTACCGCGGCCTCGGTCGGCAGCGGGGCAAAGGTGGGCAACGGCGGGGTCGGCGGCAACGGCGGCGCCGGCGGTAATGGTCTCGATGGTGGGGCCCACACCGGCGGGGCCGGCGGTAATGGCGGGGCCGGCGGTGCCGGTGGCACCGGTGGAAGCGCCGGTGGCGCCACGGGCACCAGCGGCAACGGCGGACACGGTGGCTACGGCGGCGCCGGCGGCCACGGCGGCTCGGGCCACGCGGACACCGGAACCGGCGCCGGTAACGGCGGTGCCGGCGGCACCGGCGGTGGCGGCGGCACCGGTGGCGCGGCCGGCAGCATTGGCGGCGGCGGCGCCGTCGGCAACGGTGGTAATGCCGGTACCGCCGGTAACGGTGGACAAGGCGCCGACGCCGCCCCTGGCAGCGGCCACACCGGCGGCAACGGCGGCCAAGGCGGCCACGGCGGCCAAGGCGGCAACGCCGGCGGCGCTACCGGCACCGCGGGCACCAGCAGCAACGGCGGACAAGGCGGCAACGGCGGCACTGGCGGCTCAGGCCGCACCGACACCGGAACCGGCGCCGGTAACGGCGGGGCCGGCGGTACCGCCGGCAATGGCGGCAGCGGCGGCGCGGCCGGCACCATCGGCAGCGGCGGCACCGTCGGCAACGGCGGCAACGCCGGCACCGCCGGTAACGGCGGACAAGGCGCCGACGGCGCCGTCGTCATCGGTCACGCCGGCGGCCAAGGTGGCACCGGCGGCCACGGCGGCCAAGGCGGCAACGCCGGCGGCGCTGCCGGCATCGCAGGTACCAGCAGCAATGGCGGCACCGGGGGCAACGGCGGCACCGGCGGCACGGGGGGTGCGCTCGCCGGTAGTGGGGCCGGTGGGGCTGGCGGCAACGGCGGCGCCGGCGGCACCGCCGCCACGGTCGGCAGCGGCGCAAAGGTGGGCAACGGCGGGGTCGGCGGCAACGGCGGCAATGGCGGCAACGGCATCGACCACACCGGCGTGGCCGGCGGTAACGGTGGTGCGGGCGGTGCCGGTGGCACTGGCGGTAACGCCGGCGGTACCACCGGCACCAGCGGCAACGGAGGGGCCGGCGGTCACGGCGGCGCCGGCGGTAACGGCGGTTCAGGCCACGCCGACACCGGAACCGGCGCCGGCAACGGCGGTGCTGGCGGTAACGCCGGCAGCGGCGGGAACGGCGGCGCGGCCGGCACCATCGGCAGCGGCGGCGCCGTCGGCAGCGGCGGCAACGCCGGCACCGCCGGTAACGGCGGACAAGGCGCCGACGCCGCCCTTGGCAGCGGCCACACCGGCGGCAACGGCGGCCAAGGCGGCCGTGGCGGCCAAGGCGGCAACGCCGGCGGCGCTACCGGCATCGCAGGCACCAGCAGCAACGGCGGCAACGGCGGCAACGGCGGACATGGCGGCAGCGTCCTGCCCAACGCCCCGGCCGGCGCAGGCGCCGGCGGCGCCGGCGGCACCGGCGGCACCGGCGGCACCGCCGCCACGGCCGGCAGCGGAGCAAAGGTGGGCAACGGCGGGGTCGGCGGCAACGGCGGCACCGGCGGTGACGGCATCGACAACACGAACGGCGGCGCCGGCGGCAACGCGGGCCACGGCGGTGCCGGCGGCACCGGCGGAAACGCCGGCGGTGCGGCCGGTAATAGCGGCAGCGGCGGGGCCGGGGGCCACGGCGGCAACGGCGGCAACGGCGGCGCCGGGGGCATCGACGCAGCCGGCGGCGCCGGTGGTAACGGCGGTGACGGCGGCGCCGGCGGAGCAGCCGGAACAATCGGCAGCGGCGGCACCGGCGGCAACGGCGGCAACGCCGGCAACGGCGGCAAAGGCGGACAGGGCGGCAACGGCCACGCCGACACCGGCAGCGGCGCCGGCAACGGCGGCAACGGCGGTCAGGGCGGCAACGGCGGCAACGGCGGAGCAACCGGCGCGGGCGGCAGCGGCGGCACCGTGGGCAACGGCGGTAACGCCGGCGCCGGCGGCAACGGAGGTCAGGGCGGCACCGGCCAGGCTGGCTCTGGTCATGTCGGCCGTCAAGGTGGCCACGGCGGCAACGGCGGCACCGGGGGCAACGCCGGCGGCACCGCCGGTATTAGGGGCAACGGCGGCGCCGGCGGCCACGGCGGGACCGGCGGCAACGGCGGCTCGGGCTTCAACGACGACGGCTTCGGCGCCCAACCCGGCGGTCATGGTGGTGACGGCGGTAACGGCGGGACCGGCGGAGCGACCGGCACGGTAGGCACGGCCGGGACGGGCGGCGCCGGCGGCGACGCTGGCGTCGGTGGGAACGGCGGAACCGGTGGTACCGGTAAAGGCTCCGACGGCGGCGGAGACGGCGGCAGGGCCGGAGCCGGCGGCACCGGCGGCACGGGCGGCGCGACCAGTGCTGGCGGAATCAACGGCAACGGCGGGGCGGGCGGCCACGGCGGGGTCGGCGGCCAAGGCGGCAACGGCGGCGACAACTTCTTCAGCGGTGGGAACGGCACCCGTGGTGGCGACGGCGGCCAGGGCGGTGCCGGCGGCAACGCGGGCACCGGCGGCGTCGGCGGAACCGCCGGTGCCGGCGGAGACGGCGGCACCGGCGGCAATGGCGGTAACGGCGGTCCGTCGACCCTCGTGGGCGGCCACGGCGGCGCGGGCGCCAACGGCGGCAATGGCGGCGCCGGCGGCAACGGGTTTACCGCCGGCGCGGGTGGCCACGGCGGCCACGGCGGCAAGGGCGGCAATGCCAGCACCGGCACCGTCAAAGACGGCACAGCCGGCAGTGGCGGGGTCGGTGGTACTGGCGGAAACGGCGGCAACGGCAGCTCGGGTGCCGCGGACAACGGGAGCGGCGCCGGCGCCGGGAGCGCCGGCGGCGCGGCGGGCCACGGCGGTCAAGGCGGCGACGCCGGCACCGGTGGCCACCTCGGCAGCGGCGGCGCAGGCGGCGCAGGCGGTGTCGGCGGCAACGGCGGCAACGGCGGGGTCGGCCTGGCCGGCACTGGTCATAGCGGCGGCGCCGGCGGCAGCGGCGGTACCGGCGGCAGCGGCGGCGGCGGCGGCTACGGCAATGGAGGACCCAACGGTGCCTCCGGGGCCGGCGGCAGCGGCGGGGTCGGCGGTCAAGGCGGTACCGGCGCCGCGGGCGTCGGTTCCGTCGGGAACGGTGGTCAAGGTGGCACCGGCGGCGCCGGCGGACAAGCTGGTTACGGCGGGATCGGCTGGGGAGCGCCGGGCACCTCCGGTGCCGGCGGCCACGGAGGCGCGGGTGGCCAGGGCGGCAACGCCAGCGGTACCGGTACCGGCGGCGCCGGCGGCGCCGGCGGCGCAGGCGGGACCGGCGGCGGCGGCACCGGCGGCGACGGTACCAACCTCCCTGGCGGCAACGGCGCCAACGGCGGCACCGGCGGTGTCGGCGGGACCGGCGGCACCGGCGGCGCGGCAGCTATTGGCGGAACCAACGGCGCCGGCGGCACCGGCGGAGCCGGCGGAGCCGGTGGCCACGGCGGCGTCGGCGGCGACAACAACAGCGGGGACGGTGGTCACGGGGGTGCCGGCGGCACCGGCGGTCTAGCGGGTAACGGCGGGGCTGCCGGCTCTGGCACCGGCAAGGCAGGCAACGGCGGGGGCGGCGGCCAGGGCGGCGTGGGTGGGGCCGGTGGCCAGGGCGGCACCGCCTTCGCACAAGGCAACGGCGGCGCTGGCGGGGGCGGCGGCAACGGCGGCGGCGGAGGAAAAGGCGCTTCCAGTTTCGGCAACGCCGGCAACGGCGGCGCTGCTGGCGCCGGCGGGGCGGGCGGCCAAGGCGGCAACTTCGACAGCGAGGGCTCCGGAAAGTCGGGCACGAGCGGCACCGGCGGCAACGGCGGTACCGGCGGCCTCGGCGGCGCCGGCGGCGCGCCGACTGGCATCGGTACCGGCGGTACGGGCGGGGCCGGTGGCAACGGCGGAGGCGGCGGCAACAGCGGCAGGATCATCGGCGGCACTGGCGCCAGCGTCATCGACGGCAACGGCGGCAACGGTGGCAATGGCGGCAACGGCGGCGACGGCAGGGCCGCGCCCGGCGGGCCCGGCGGCACCGGCGGCAGCGCCGGGCTCGCCCACGACGGCGGCCACGACGGTAACCAGGGCGCCAACGGGCAGGACGGCCATATCCTCTAG